The window ttttaatatctataaaaatattttcattcagggtggtttgatatatatatatatatatatatatatatatatatgtagaatTTGACAGCATTCAAGTGCACACTGAAATaagtttgaccagaacataactttTTCGATATAGATCGGTTTTAAACAACATTAGACTTGTTAGAAAGCTAGTTTTATGTTCCACCTAAACAAAACAATGAGCATTATCATGCAAATGTTTTAATATAGATTGACTCACATGTGTTGGGTCCTTACACCGATACCGTGAAACCTTAGTTGGTAAAATCTATAAACACATGTCCaaaatttgaattcaaattttaaagattgaaatttgaaatgtggctaatctagaccatgttcTATTATCCAATAGCTGAAATAGACACATTATTTATCCACATGGTTGAATAGATACGTTGTGATGTTGAAAAAGTAACACAACCTTGTGACAATAAATACTTCACTTTCTCATATTAATAGTATGAGCCTCAACCATTGTTAGTTTAAACATGTTTTAGATGTCTTTTTTTGTCATTCCTTTTTTTTGCCGTTTTCGGAATTAATCACAATTATATAgtgaaaaacacaaaaaataataagatatatttttaaaaaataaatttaatattaTATAAATTCATAATAAATAcatcaaatattaatatttaacCAATATGACATAGTCCatatcatttgttttttttttttaattattatttataatttctCTAGTTTCAAAAACTTTTGATACTTCCCAATATTTGCATTTTTGAGCCATTTTTAACACGTCATATTTTAAATTTGGGCAAGAGATTTCTACTTaatcgcatggtctctacacaagcgtttggACCAATGAATGAGTATGTCTAGGTATCTATGAAAGGAGCAGAGTCGTCATCTCATGaacaccaccaaatagagatATTTTTCCGTTCAAATTTTTAACAGAGGTTTTTTGCCGGTACCGTTTTAACTAACTATGTGGTCTCACACGCTCACCTGCTTTAACAGTGGAAAAAATCCCCCATTCCACAGCGGCACAACCTAACCTCTCTCTAATGTTGTTTGTAGGTGGAATAGTTCCGGTCTTTAGTCTTCAGTTCTTATAAACCAACAAGATAATGTGGGCCCACACCCTAACcaggatcaaataaaaaaatatgagacTGCTTGTAGTTGCGTATATGTGTCAAGTTCTGGACGGTTAACATTGGTTGGATTAACGATCCTTGTTCTTATATCATATGGTGTTGCAATAATGCCAAAATTGCGTTCCTCATTGTTCCATATCTTCACTCTCGGACCCACAGACCCCAAACTCTAACGCCATTAGATCAGGATTTAATGCTTGCCGAGTTTCTTCAGCCTGTTTGCTCATCCACCGTAACTGATGGGAAAAACTTGTCATGTTTTGTATCACTCTCACCACCAAACTCCTTTTTGCTGCTTCTGTGGATATTTGTCGTGTGGGTGAGTCATTGGTGGTTGTTGGGGTTGACATGGCGGCTTCTTGTGATGGCATGAGGCTCACCAAACATCTCCTTAAATTACTAAACTAACCCGTCCAATATTGTGTATTTGACTCTTTTCCAATGTTGTTATCTTCTGGtattaccaaaatatccttatagagtttccaaataaaatatgtATTAGGGCCATTTGGTTAGTGAGAAGATCCGGTGAAAAAATTGGCGGATTTTTAGGTATTCATGGAAAGATGAAGGATGATATAGCCAATCtaaataatttgaaaagtaGGCAATCCCAAGCATCCATTATtacatgcttttttttttttttggtaaatcaatTATTACATGCCTAACTATATCATATGACTCACCCAATATATGATCTTTTTAACCTTCCTTGCCATTAAATTATCTTGCCCTTTTCTTGATCTTATAACTATTTTTTATGGGGTTAGATatcttataattattttatGATACTCTATTCGGTAATGTAGAAAACTATTGCTTAAAATATAGCAATTAGATTAGCGTAGCTATTAAGGGCCTCAACTGGATGTGGTGAGGTATTGACATCAAactccattattttattcctaaagttatttaattttaatgcatatttaagaaattttttttgcttaatttgaaagtgatttatcattatgtcaATATTGAAagatgtatatattttttttcaagtagATAGTAGGCACATGAAATGAAGATTTAATtaccttcattgaaaaaaaatgctataacaaaggtaaaaatgaaaaattatacTTTGATTACAATAAGATTTGGGAGAGGTTTTCATGCACAATCACATGAGAGGGGTTTGTCTTTTCAACTCCTCCTTGTGAGAAGGGGGACAGGCCTGTGCATGACACTTCTGCCATAAGATTttcctaaaaaacaaaaaaaaataagatctCCAATGCCTTTGAAAGTTTCGATAAATAAGTTCCAGTGGAGATTTTTTTGTCTGGGAATTTTTCTTTTCACGGGGTTGGGACAGTCATTTTTCAAATGTATGAGGCTGAGGCTGGGCGCTGGAGCTAGGGCAGACTCCTTTTTAATTCCCATAAATCTGGGTTATTTTCGTAATCTCATAAAGTTTAGACTCACGTAGAGTCGGAGTTTCTCTTTCCGGCAACCGGTCCAAAGGGTTCACAGTTCACGATTCATCTCGTCCAAATCCATTTTGGCGCTCTTATATTTATACGGCAAGACAAGGGAAAAAAACCGTTCTACCCCGCTACTCCTCTGCTCCcttcccaagtcccaacaaccTCCCGCTCATCCGCTGTCCGACGCCATTTGGATTCGTTCTCTTCCAGAGATCCCCATCGACTCCAGCTTCGACGCAGTTCATACTCTGCAACTCTTCTCTTGTCACAAAAATTTTCTAACGCAGAACTGTAAGCAATTCCGGTGATCATCCAAACGCGTGGTTAGTTTCAAGTCCACCTTTAATTCGTCATTGAACGAGCTCGTTTTTTAGCTGTCATTCAGAATTCATGTATTGTTCGCTCAATATCGCTCGCATATTCTATGAGAATTTGGATTTTGTCCTGTTATTGTTTGTCCATTTGTTCGGATTCTCTTTCAGTCCGAATCTGTATCACAGGCTTGAAACTtgatgttttcttgttttatgcATGGATGCTTTATTTTGAGCCACAAGTGGAAAAATGAACTTCTATTTCATTGTGTATGCGATTTCTTCTGGTGCAGGGAAGATTTGGTCAGCTCGGATCTCTGGTTCGGTATATGATAGAAATCTTAGTTGAAATCGGTTATTGTTCTCTGGTAAGAGGAAACGACCTGTAGCTTTCGGCAGGTATTGGGAGCATGGAGGCCGCTACTGCCCCGACCTTGCAGTTTCCTGCATGGATTGGCCAAGAGAAGATCGGAAGGAAAACAAATGGTTTCTTGCGGTTTTCTCATAAATGCAGGGAGGAGAAGGGCATTCGTATGCTTAAATCAAGGGATTTGCAGTGGAGGAGTGCTTCTGCTCGGCCTAGAATTCTTGTTTTGGAGGTTTCGGCTTCTTATAAGAATTCGCCTGGTTGGTAACTCGAGATTTATCTATTATTTGATTGTATAATGATCGAATTTTATACATCTACAGCCTAGTCAATATTTTTTGAAGTTCGAttggttgaaaatttttttatggTGGTTCTACTTCCAGACAGAAGGAATAAGTTTGGCAGGGGAGACAAATCCTGATAGCCTCTCCCTTGTGTCCTAAGGATATATGGAAATGAAAAGGAGTTACATTATAGAAGTCTCTTCGTGCTGCCACCACATTTTCTGACTAGTTTTAAGTGTTCCAATctgtttttggtattttcagcattttcatgagTTTCTTAAGTACTTTCCAGCTCCAGTAGCTGGATATTGTTTATCACAATATTTACTTCAAGTAATGAATCTCCATAGACTGGAGACTGTCATTATCAATGGGATCACTGTTATACTGTTACTAATTTAAAAGGATGACTCAGAATCGCATCTTCTTAACCAAGACCTATTTATGAAGGTGTAGGTAGTGAAATTATATCATCTGGGGCTTATAGAAAGATCTGTGTTCTTAGGAACAATTTGTTGCAAGTTATTCATGCAGGATGATTCTTGCTAGTAcatttaaaagtaaaagtagTTGGTGGCCTCTTAACATTCTTGAATAATTAATATCCGATGTGGTCTGTCATGAATATCAAAGCTGGTTTATACATAGCTAGAGCATGTATCGATGAAACAGGATTGAGATGAACATGCAGTCAAAAGATTAATATAAAGATTTTGAAATCATTTCCACAGACAAATAAGTGTCCCACATTAGTACTCTGGCAAGAAGAAATGTGAAAACTAATAGAAAACGGAATTGTCTCCAACCACCAGAAATGTGAAAATAATGAGCTCAAATGGTTTCCCTATTGACTGTATActattaagaagaagaagcataaaGAGatgaaaatccccaaaataataataattagacATCTCAGGTCTATgtagggaagagaaaaagatgaagTGATATGCACTGATGAAGATAACATATGGGGAAGTTCAAacaaaaatgaggaaaaaagaTTGCAGAAAATTCAGATTTCTCTACATTGAATGTTATTTCAATTCACAGTCCATTGATGCAATGCCGTTATACAAGAATAAGGAAATGGGATTAAACTATCCATGCAATTGTAGCTCATTCGTCAACAGTTTACATAGACGGCTAAAGATGATTATGGAGATCATATAGTGTATAGGGCATTTGTTTAGACTATATCTGAGTGGCACAGGGGGTATAATTAGTCCTCACGAGTAAAGAAATAAGCAAGCGAAAGATAAGAAATTTATTGTGGATTTCATCTTTCACTGCATTACAGCACATTTGTCAATTGAACTACAGGGCCGAATGGTTTTGGAATAAGTTCCAACTTCAGTACCACAAAAACTTAGTTGAGGTCTCTGAAACTAGGAATCTTGGATAGCCTGCTTCCTAAACCAGGTGAACCAGGTTAAGCTGCAAAAATCACAAAGCTATAACTTAAGCTAATGGTTGTCTGGCTATATTTCCCtgtattaaattttatttacaGGTTGGGAGCTCCTGAATCATTTCCGAAAGGGTAGCCGGTCAACTTGTTTAGTGGCACTGAGGTTCCTACCCACTATCGTTTGccaaatcccaattcccaatCTGGTAACTGGTTTAATTCAACAACTGTCAACCTGGTCTAAATAGCCTAGAGGTGATTTAGACAGATATGCATGACAAAATTTACAGGCAATAGCAACCAATCTgtcaaaaatagtttggaattgATGGCaatgtaaaaggaaaaaaaaaaacgttgtTAGGTATTACAAagacataaaaaaaagaaacaattcaGATAAGGCTTAGTTCATGGAGCGCTAATAGCCTACTTTCATTTATGCTTTTTGTATTGAGTTCCTGGTTACTAGTGAGATGACAtcgtcccccctcccccctccccccacatTTCGAGAGTGTAAGTTACTCTGTGTACACTGAGtttaacttaaataaaaaatagtgcAGATTGGTTTGCTGCATATAGTTTGTCACAGGAAATAAGAATCATGAAACTATAACTGCCAAAACCAGTGCTTCGCCCCATATAGTATGTTCATTGCATTGGTGTGCATCTGTTCCATGCTATCAATTGTCAAGAGAGAGTGGCAGAGGAGGATAATGGCTGTCTGAGTAACTGTGGCACTGTGCATTGGTGCCTGGTGCCTTGAGGAAATTAAATTAGAAAGAGTACCTACTTCtacaaggggagagagagaataagtgAGAGGCTGGTTGCCGTGGATCCCAGCAAATTGGTTGGGAATGTGCATGGAGTTCCTTGGTGAAACAACCTTCCCAGAATAGTATATTAGATATAATAATTCCTTCTCGGGACTGGTTAGTTAATCATGGTGtgaatttcatttttcatttgatCTGATCATATTAAAATCTATGTTATTGTTGTTCCTGTTCTTTGACCAATGACATTTTATATTGCACTTGCTCTGGTGTGTAGCTTCGGAATTGGAATCAGGAAAGGTATCTACCTCCTTTGACGAAGCTTTGATTTTAAAGGTACAGAATATGTccttgaaaatcattttttgagtAGTGAAGGATCAAAGAATGTGGAACACTTACTTCTAGTATTCTGTATTATTTTTCTGGTAATTGCTTCCATCTGGCAAGAAGCCAATAACTCACTCTAGACCTTGTTTATGTGTCATGTGATCTATCTTCTTGCACTTCAAATCACGGTGCCTTGCTTATTTGTTCTTGTAACATATTTTGCACATTAAATGATAGTTGATGTTTCTCAATGGCAGAAGAAGGCACAGGAGGTTGGACCACAATTAGATGGGCGTTGCATTTATCTTGTTGGTCTGGTCTCTATCCTTGAAATCTTTCTAATGCATTAACACCATGTATTGTTATCTAGTGGTTGAAGTCTGTGTGGCCTGAAACACAGGAATGATGGGCTCTGGTAAAACAACAGTTGGGAAGATTCTAGCAGAAGAATTGGGTTATTCTTTCTTTGACAGGTTTGtcctgtatttttttctttcctttttctttttctgcccCTGGGAGAACCCTTTAAATGCCGAGGAAGTAAAGTTTGAGGTACCTCAGTACTCTGCATGTGGTCAATTTATGTGGTTTCTAGCATTCGGTGATTCATTGACCTTCCAGGTGCCTTACATAAAGCCTCAACTGAATAACTGctcaaaatatataaaatatatatatatatgtcttgTAATTGTTTCTCTGGTCCACTTTCTATCTATGTTCATTAGAATGCAACAGATAGGGTGTTCATATTCATTTATTATGTTTGTATGAGCTGCAGTGACAAATTGGTGGAGGAGGTTGTGGGTGGAACATCTGTGGCCCAGATATTTAAACAGTATAGTGAGAGTTTCTTTAGAGATAACGAGGTATGCATTTTGGTTCATTCAGTTGTGGCATCCTGTTTCCATTTGGAGTTAGAACTGATGGATTTTGTCTTGTTCAAGTGAATCTTCTTTACTTCCATGTGAGTTTATGTTACCAGAAGTCCTCTGTTGGAGACACAAATCACTATAG is drawn from Telopea speciosissima isolate NSW1024214 ecotype Mountain lineage chromosome 1, Tspe_v1, whole genome shotgun sequence and contains these coding sequences:
- the LOC122649050 gene encoding shikimate kinase, chloroplastic-like isoform X1 produces the protein MEAATAPTLQFPAWIGQEKIGRKTNGFLRFSHKCREEKGIRMLKSRDLQWRSASARPRILVLEVSASYKNSPASELESGKVSTSFDEALILKKKAQEVGPQLDGRCIYLVGMMGSGKTTVGKILAEELGYSFFDSDKLVEEVVGGTSVAQIFKQYSESFFRDNESEVLQKLSLTRQLVVATGGGAVIRPINWKYMKQGITVWLDVPLEALARRIAAVGTDSRPLLHGEPGDAYSKALLQLSTLFKERGEAYAYADARVSLPHIAAKLGLNDACDLTPNAIAIEVLVQIENFVKRDDDTSVARNS